One genomic segment of Deinococcus terrestris includes these proteins:
- a CDS encoding putative dsRNA-binding protein: MNPKGDLIARLVALGLGTPTFDAEAEGPAHERTFRVTVRAGGRELGHGEGRSKRDAERAAAEDALERLEDGNAEEEEQEDTAAPQGRWPIYAAVLEGALETALELADDDATLDDVRRDAARLYRDLLADLGHDPEEQG, encoded by the coding sequence ATGAATCCCAAGGGCGACCTGATCGCGCGGCTCGTGGCGCTGGGCCTCGGCACCCCCACCTTCGACGCGGAGGCGGAAGGCCCCGCCCACGAGCGCACCTTTCGCGTCACCGTGAGGGCCGGGGGCCGCGAGCTGGGCCACGGCGAGGGCCGCTCCAAGCGCGACGCCGAGCGGGCCGCCGCCGAGGACGCGCTGGAACGGCTGGAGGACGGGAACGCGGAGGAAGAGGAGCAGGAAGACACCGCTGCCCCGCAGGGCCGCTGGCCCATCTACGCCGCCGTGCTGGAGGGGGCCCTGGAGACGGCGCTGGAGCTGGCAGACGACGACGCCACCCTCGACGACGTGCGCCGCGACGCCGCCCGCCTGTACCGCGACCTGCTGGCCGACCTGGGCCACGACCCCGAGGAGCAGGGCTGA
- a CDS encoding uracil-xanthine permease family protein, translating into MTQTAPAPLPPARRLVLGLQHSVAMFGATVLVPILVGLSPSVALFGAGVATLLFHLLTRGQVPIFLGSSFAFIAPTALVVKEFGPAAAGGGLIAAGAMYLLFSGLVRVLGAGRLLQVFPPVVTGPVIIVIGLGLSSVAVDQAKTNWWLALVTLGTSVVASLWGRGLFRMIPILVGVVTGYLVSLATGQVSREALDAVAAAPLLGLPDFHAPAFDWRAVAIIAPVAVVTFIEHVGDVIVNGRVVGKNFLEKPGLSRTLFADGVANMSSAALGGPAATTYAENTGVLALTRVYDPRVIQIGAVFAVLFGCSPKLAAVLRSLPQGVLGGVSILLFGMIASVGIRTLAEAKIDFAHSRNLIIVSLILVLGLGGAAFPVHVGGTSLTLSGMALAALVGIVANLILPAQRSEVDGGETGEGERVLH; encoded by the coding sequence ATGACCCAGACCGCTCCTGCCCCCCTTCCGCCCGCCCGCCGCCTTGTCCTGGGGCTGCAACACTCGGTCGCCATGTTCGGGGCGACGGTGCTCGTGCCCATCCTGGTCGGGCTGTCGCCCTCGGTGGCGCTCTTCGGGGCGGGGGTGGCGACGCTGCTCTTTCACCTGCTCACGCGCGGGCAGGTGCCCATCTTCCTGGGGTCGAGCTTTGCCTTCATCGCGCCCACCGCGCTGGTCGTCAAGGAGTTCGGCCCCGCCGCCGCCGGGGGAGGGCTGATCGCGGCCGGGGCGATGTACCTGCTGTTCTCCGGGCTGGTGCGGGTACTGGGGGCAGGGCGGCTGCTTCAGGTCTTTCCGCCCGTGGTGACCGGCCCCGTCATCATCGTGATCGGGCTGGGACTGTCCAGCGTGGCGGTGGATCAGGCCAAGACGAACTGGTGGCTGGCCCTCGTCACGCTGGGGACGTCGGTCGTGGCGAGCCTGTGGGGCCGGGGCCTTTTCCGGATGATTCCCATTCTGGTGGGCGTGGTGACGGGCTACCTCGTCTCGCTCGCCACCGGACAGGTGAGCCGGGAAGCGCTGGACGCGGTCGCGGCGGCCCCGCTGCTGGGCCTGCCGGACTTCCATGCCCCGGCCTTCGACTGGCGGGCGGTGGCGATCATCGCGCCCGTGGCGGTCGTGACCTTTATCGAGCATGTGGGTGACGTGATTGTGAACGGGCGGGTCGTGGGGAAGAACTTTCTGGAGAAGCCCGGCCTGAGCCGCACCCTCTTCGCGGACGGCGTCGCCAACATGAGTTCGGCAGCGTTGGGTGGCCCCGCCGCGACCACCTACGCCGAGAACACGGGCGTGCTGGCCCTGACCCGCGTGTACGACCCGCGCGTGATCCAGATCGGCGCGGTCTTCGCGGTCCTCTTCGGCTGCTCGCCCAAGCTGGCCGCTGTCCTTCGGAGTCTGCCCCAGGGCGTCCTGGGCGGTGTGTCCATCCTGCTGTTCGGCATGATCGCCTCGGTGGGCATCCGTACGCTGGCGGAAGCCAAGATCGACTTCGCGCACTCGCGCAACCTGATTATCGTCTCCTTGATTCTGGTGCTGGGGCTGGGCGGAGCGGCCTTTCCGGTCCATGTGGGGGGCACCAGCCTCACCCTGTCGGGGATGGCGCTCGCGGCCCTGGTGGGCATCGTGGCCAACCTGATCCTGCCCGCGCAGAGGTCGGAGGTGGACGGCGGTGAGACCGGGGAGGGAGAGCGGGTGCTGCACTAG
- a CDS encoding YraN family protein, translating to MKGADAEARAAAHLMDLGRVILARNYRIPGGEIDLVSRDGDVLVFTEVRQRRSARFGDAAESVTPRKLALMHRAALTYLVRELGRDDLPCRLEVLTIDGPAETGTLRLVAVE from the coding sequence CTGAAGGGTGCGGACGCCGAGGCCCGCGCCGCCGCGCACCTCATGGACCTTGGCCGGGTGATCCTGGCCCGCAACTACCGCATCCCAGGCGGTGAGATTGACCTCGTGTCGCGCGACGGCGACGTGCTCGTTTTCACCGAGGTCCGCCAGCGCCGCTCGGCCCGCTTCGGGGACGCCGCCGAGAGCGTGACCCCGCGCAAGCTCGCGCTGATGCACCGGGCCGCCCTGACCTATCTCGTGCGCGAACTCGGCCGCGACGACCTGCCCTGCCGCCTGGAAGTGCTGACCATCGACGGCCCAGCCGAGACGGGAACGCTGCGGCTGGTGGCGGTGGAGTAG
- a CDS encoding helix-turn-helix domain-containing protein gives MTSAPSPRYVPLKDGTRPLVVERLEHWQSAPGQVFRPHRHDFQELLWVHAGRARHTIDGRPAELRPPSVTLIARGQVHAFVDGEGLGMYVVSFSEELLAGLPGAAGDQLLFNYAPGDQTLPVSPEVQAQALTLLGLLHAEYERARAGESDLALARVLVQGLLVLVRRAVQATGVLEREAAGAELPRFLALLEGRFTEWHEVGQYAQALNLSPRTLSRVTHSALGKPAKEVIQDRRVLEARRLLGFTTLSVKEIAARLGYADPFHFSRAFKGATGLSPQAYREDGHPDGGRGP, from the coding sequence ATGACCTCCGCGCCCAGTCCCCGCTACGTACCCCTCAAAGACGGGACGCGGCCCCTGGTCGTGGAGCGGCTGGAGCACTGGCAGTCTGCACCGGGACAGGTCTTTCGCCCGCACCGCCACGACTTTCAGGAACTGCTGTGGGTTCACGCGGGCCGGGCGCGGCACACCATCGACGGTCGGCCCGCCGAGCTGCGGCCCCCCAGCGTCACCCTGATCGCGCGGGGGCAGGTGCACGCCTTCGTGGACGGCGAGGGACTGGGGATGTACGTGGTGTCGTTCTCTGAGGAACTGCTCGCGGGACTGCCCGGCGCGGCAGGAGACCAGCTCCTCTTCAACTACGCCCCCGGTGACCAGACCCTCCCGGTATCGCCGGAGGTGCAGGCGCAGGCCCTGACGCTGCTGGGGCTGCTGCACGCCGAGTACGAGCGGGCGCGGGCGGGGGAGAGCGACCTCGCGCTGGCGCGGGTGCTGGTGCAGGGCCTGCTCGTGCTGGTGCGCCGGGCGGTGCAGGCGACGGGCGTGCTGGAACGGGAGGCGGCGGGGGCCGAGCTGCCCCGCTTCCTGGCCCTGCTGGAAGGGCGCTTCACCGAGTGGCACGAGGTGGGCCAGTATGCCCAGGCGTTGAACCTCTCGCCGCGCACCCTCTCGCGGGTGACGCACTCGGCGCTGGGCAAGCCCGCCAAGGAAGTCATTCAGGACCGCCGGGTGCTGGAAGCGCGGCGGCTCCTGGGTTTCACCACGCTGAGCGTCAAGGAGATCGCTGCGCGGCTGGGCTACGCCGACCCCTTCCACTTCAGCCGGGCGTTCAAGGGAGCGACCGGCCTCTCGCCGCAGGCCTACCGGGAGGACGGCCACCCGGACGGCGGCAGGGGTCCTTGA
- a CDS encoding aminoglycoside phosphotransferase/kinase family protein — MLQAALEWAAGVLAPKGLHVSGHDVWVARPDRSVALLHTAQGRRYVLKADAQAGGLTLEAEHARLLHGLGFPVALPGAHRAGPPSLLLRAFQEGRGLDASATPEQRQAVGRLLRALHDTGGGRSPPGEQSWAAWMLGWLQGVWHFWQAQLPAARHREAQLAEWFHRLEPLLAERGGHLILMDGRPEHFLIAGDRLELIDVAEVRAGDAWMDLAVIWLWEREVYPQVLAGYSPGVPERAVGERLLPFYAFLRALSAAEWCTDHGPAHLVAGFLREAEHLLDSQGNV, encoded by the coding sequence ATGCTGCAAGCAGCGTTGGAATGGGCCGCCGGGGTCCTGGCCCCCAAAGGGCTCCACGTCAGCGGGCATGACGTGTGGGTGGCGCGTCCTGACCGCAGTGTCGCCTTGCTGCACACCGCACAGGGTCGGCGCTACGTTCTCAAGGCCGACGCCCAGGCAGGCGGGCTCACGCTGGAGGCAGAGCACGCCCGCCTGCTGCATGGCCTGGGGTTTCCGGTCGCTCTGCCGGGGGCGCACCGGGCGGGACCGCCGAGCTTGCTGCTAAGGGCCTTTCAGGAGGGACGGGGCCTGGACGCGTCCGCGACCCCGGAGCAGCGGCAGGCTGTGGGACGGCTGCTCAGAGCCCTCCACGACACGGGCGGGGGACGTTCCCCTCCGGGAGAGCAGTCCTGGGCGGCCTGGATGCTGGGGTGGTTGCAAGGCGTCTGGCACTTCTGGCAGGCCCAGCTCCCGGCGGCCCGTCACCGTGAAGCCCAGCTCGCGGAGTGGTTCCACAGGCTTGAACCCCTGCTGGCAGAGCGTGGGGGGCACCTGATCCTGATGGATGGGCGCCCAGAACATTTCCTGATCGCTGGCGACCGCCTGGAACTGATAGACGTGGCCGAGGTCCGCGCGGGAGACGCCTGGATGGATCTGGCCGTGATCTGGCTGTGGGAACGGGAGGTCTACCCGCAGGTGCTGGCAGGCTACTCTCCCGGTGTGCCCGAGCGGGCTGTGGGAGAAAGGCTGCTGCCGTTCTACGCCTTCTTGCGGGCTCTCTCTGCGGCCGAGTGGTGTACGGACCACGGGCCAGCCCATCTGGTGGCAGGTTTCCTGCGGGAAGCGGAGCACCTGCTGGACAGTCAGGGGAACGTGTAG